One Falsiruegeria litorea R37 DNA segment encodes these proteins:
- a CDS encoding DUF2955 domain-containing protein codes for MRTEAHNSVLRLAIGVTAVFGLGLLFGWPLASIGAVFAALFLQAPVGLPVAAFGKLFVFSVGLMMISFILSSVFAPYAVVFLILVAIGIILSFVWSVSGAGVLPGVIALMGALMIPNLALQSQDLALVLVFWIPANLFFAGCVSTLMFTLIPAQPPSQEAQKKAQAAQDFDRNRRIMRMTLVTVPFAMWFFLIGSSALLVLFFVALLSQQLAAMPAAGKTVAKAMLTANLLGAAVSIICYEINVIAPVLATPILLCFFFCFALGALGKSGTPLAAAAGSAITTALVVYGGTIAPFSDEADVKSITRVLQVASAACFVILAYVVVDEFWPEKKQQPAEAN; via the coding sequence ATGCGTACTGAGGCGCACAATTCTGTCCTTCGCCTTGCGATCGGGGTGACAGCCGTTTTTGGCTTGGGGCTGCTCTTTGGCTGGCCCCTCGCCTCGATCGGAGCGGTGTTTGCAGCGCTGTTTCTACAAGCCCCCGTGGGCCTGCCAGTCGCAGCGTTTGGCAAGCTGTTTGTCTTTTCGGTTGGTCTGATGATGATCTCATTCATCTTGTCGTCGGTTTTTGCGCCCTATGCAGTCGTGTTTCTGATTCTGGTGGCCATCGGGATTATCCTGTCGTTCGTCTGGTCCGTGTCCGGTGCAGGCGTTCTGCCCGGCGTCATCGCCCTTATGGGAGCACTGATGATCCCCAACCTTGCGCTGCAATCCCAGGACCTGGCGCTGGTCCTGGTCTTCTGGATCCCGGCCAACCTGTTCTTTGCAGGCTGCGTATCGACGCTGATGTTCACCTTGATTCCGGCGCAACCTCCCTCACAGGAGGCGCAAAAAAAGGCGCAAGCCGCCCAGGATTTTGATCGAAACCGGCGCATCATGCGCATGACACTGGTCACGGTTCCTTTCGCCATGTGGTTCTTTTTGATTGGCTCTTCCGCCCTGTTGGTTCTGTTCTTTGTCGCCCTGCTCAGCCAGCAACTGGCCGCCATGCCTGCGGCGGGCAAAACCGTGGCCAAGGCGATGTTGACCGCGAACCTCTTGGGTGCGGCCGTGTCGATCATCTGCTACGAAATCAACGTGATCGCCCCGGTCCTCGCGACCCCGATCCTTTTGTGCTTTTTCTTCTGCTTCGCGCTTGGTGCGTTGGGCAAATCGGGCACCCCGCTGGCGGCTGCCGCCGGATCAGCGATTACCACGGCACTCGTCGTTTACGGCGGAACAATCGCCCCCTTTTCGGACGAGGCCGACGTCAAAAGCATCACCCGCGTTCTTCAAGTCGCGAGCGCCGCGTGTTTCGTGATCCTGGCCTATGTGGTGGTTGACGAATTCTGGCCCGAAAAGAAACAACAACCAGCCGAGGCGAACTGA